One window of Paralichthys olivaceus isolate ysfri-2021 chromosome 20, ASM2471397v2, whole genome shotgun sequence genomic DNA carries:
- the snx13 gene encoding sorting nexin-13 isoform X9 translates to MKMDWKRGEKEYGNDIENRPAGRQSNLGLAAQGICTHWASLSIWGWGGLGVVLFLVTFGPFAIFYLAFYIFCFVGGGFAVTLLYGKINSEKHLEKCEHSYLPPTQIGIVKTLDEMKLEMKPIRIDRRLTGSSFIDEPLQQVIQFALRDYIQYWYYTLSEDESFILEIRQTLQNALVQFSTRSKEVDWQPYFTTRLVDDFATHLRVFRKAQDRLADREDKQRDITDELVDSFFEAEVEMERKICRDVVCTSNKDEEGFLRDLCELLLYLLLPPGDFHNKNMRYFLREVLARGVLLPLINQLSDPDYINQFVIWMIRDSSCNYEAFMNILKLTDKPPELEAVKDKVVEELQYLRSLDTAGDDINVIKNQINSLLFVKKVCETRIQRLQSGKEVDALKLAANFGKLCVIPLDHILVHNIALQFFMDFMQAAGAQAELFFWLTVEGYRVTAQQQLEAMQGWQKDGKKQPSATKGLLKAAALGVFEQYLSEKASPRVQVEEESVTKLGEKLQKEDPTPEIFDEIQRQVYDMMLRDERYYPSFKQSPLYVRMLAELDMLKEPSYRGSDDGEGESFNGSPTGSINLSLDDLSNSCHDESMHLHAFISDTGVCNDHGKTYALYAITVFRRNQDGSEDCWKTYRRYSDFHDFHMRITEQFENLASILKLPGKKTFNNMDRDFLEKRKKDLNAYLQLLMNPEMVKACPTLIPYVYDFLENKAYSKGKGEFARKIDTFVNPLKSSMRNVSNAVKALPDSLAEGMTKVSDNMGRMSERLGQDIKQSILKVPPLLPKSDIDPEHCRVSAQLDDNVDDNIPLRVMLLLMDEVFDLKEKNQWLRRNIKNLLQQLIRATYGDTINRKIVDHVDYLTSPEQVADYVKKFRDSYWPNGILAETTPRRDKSIRMRTRVAAKTSLLGIMPDELKHIIGADTTRKGILRVFDMFQYQPMNRRLVYVFLEGFLETMFPQYKFPELFVKLHSRSPRIHRYSQKLKSSSLKR, encoded by the exons GCCAGTCTATCCATCTGGGGATGGGGGGGTCTTGGAGTCGTGCTGTTCCTCGTCACCTTTGGACCCTTTGCCATATTCTACCTGGCCTTTTATATCTTCTGCTTTGTTGGAGG GGGCTTTGCAGTCACTCTGCTCTATGGAAAGATCAACTCAGAGAAACACCTGGAGAAATGCGAGCACTCTTACCTGCCACCCACACAGATTGGTATAGTGAAG ACATTGGATGAGATGAAGCTGGAAATGAAGCCTATAAGGATTGACAGGAGATTGACTGGCTCCAGTTTTATAGACGAACCACTacaacag gtgATCCAGTTTGCTCTGAGAGACTACATCCAGTACTGGTACTACACTCTGAGCGAAGATGAATCCTTCATACTGGAGATCAGACAGACTCTGCAGAACGCCCTCGTCCAGTTCTCCACACG GTCCAAAGAGGTGGACTGGCAGCCTTACTTTACCACACGCCTGGTGGACGACTTTGCCACCCATTTACGTGTCTTCAGAAAAGCCCAGGATCGTCTCGCTGACAGAGAGGACAAGCAGA GAGACATAACGGATGAGCTGGTGGACTCGTTCTTTGAAGCCGAggtggagatggagaggaagattTGTCGAGACGTAGTGTGCACTTCAAACAAAGACGAAGAAG GTTTCCTTAGGGACTTGTGTGAGTTGCTTCTGTACCTGTTACTACCTCCTGGAGATTTCCACAACAAGAACATGAGATACTTCCTAAGG gaGGTGTTGGCTCGTGGTGTCCTGCTTCCTCTGATCAACCAGCTGAGCGACCCGGACTACATCAACCAGTTTGTTATCTGGATG ATTCGGGACTCCAGTTGTAACTATGAAGCCTTCATGAACATACTGAAGTTGACAGACAAACCTCCTGAGCTGGAGGCTGTCAAGGACAAGGTGGTGGAAGAGCTGCAGTATCTCCGCTCCCTGGACACTGCAGGAGATG ACATCAATGTGATCAAAAACCAGATTAACAGTCTTCTGTTTGTGAAGAAGGTGTGTGAGACCAGGATCCAGAGGCTGCAGTCTGGCAAG GAGGTGGACGCCTTGAAGTTGGCAGCCAACTTCGGCAAGCTGTGTGTCATCCCCCTGGATCACATCCTCGTCCACAACATAGCCCTGCAGTTCTTCATGG ACTTTATGCAGGCAGCGGGGGCGCAGGCCGAGCTGTTTTTCTGGCTCACTGTGGAGGGCTACAGGGTGACGGCACAGCAGCAACTGGAGGCCATGCAGGGCTGGCAGAAAGATGGCAAGAAGCAGCCCAGCGCCACCAAAGGACTGCTGAAGGCCGCTGCACTCGGTGTCTTCGAACAATACCTCTCTGAAAAG GCATCTCCCAGGGTGCAGGTGGAAGAGGAGTCGGTAACAAAACTTggggagaagctgcagaaggAAGATCCCACGCCAGAGATATTTGATGAAATCCAGAGACAG GTGTATGACATGATGCTACGGGATGAGCGCTACTACCCCTCCTTCAAGCAGAGCCCTCTGTACGTCCGCATGCTCGCAGAGCTGGATATGTTGAAAGAACCAAGTTACCGGGGATCTGATGACGGCGAAGGAGAGTCTTTCAACGGCTCTCCCACAGGAAGCATAAACCTA TCTTTGGACGACTTGTCCAACTCCTGCCATGATGAATCTATGCACCTTCATGCCTTCATCTCCGACAcag GGGTTTGCAACGACCACGGTAAGACCTACGCGCTGTACGCCATCACTGTGTTCAGACGCAACCAAGATGGCAGCGAGGACTGCTGGAAGACCTACCGCCGCTATTCAGACTTCCACGACTTCCATATGAGGATCActgaacag tttgagaaCCTGGCGTCGATCCTCAAGCTGCCAGGGAAAAAGACATTCAACAACATGGACAGAGACTTCttagagaagagaaaaaaagacctCAATGCTTACCTACAG ttgCTGATGAACCCAGAGATGGTGAAGGCTTGCCCAACTCTGATTCCTTATGTCTACGACTTCCTAGAAAACAAGGCCTACAGCAAAGGCAAAGGAGAGTTCGCCCGAAAG ATAGACACGTTTGTAAATCCTCTGAAGAGCTCAATGAGGAACGTGTCCAATGCGGTGAAGGCCCTGCCGGACAGTCTGGCTGAAGGAATGACCAAGGTATCTGATAACATGGGCCGCATGTCAGAAAGACTGGGCCAGGACATTAAACAGTCCATACTGAAG GTGCCTCCACTCCTCCCCAAGTCAGACATCGACCCTGAACACTGTCGAGTCTCCGCCCAGCTCGATGACAAC GTGGACGATAACATCCCATTGAGGgtaatgctgctgctgatggatgaagtgtttgacttGAAGGAGAAAAATCAGTGGCTGCGCAGGAACATTAagaacctgctgcagcagctcatcagAGCGACATATGGAGACACCATCAACAG GAAAATCGTGGATCATGTGGACTACTTGACCTCACCAGAACAGGTGGCTGACTATGTCAAGAAGTTCAG GGATTCCTACTGGCCCAACGGTATACTGGCTGAGACAACGCCCCGCCGGGACAAGAGCATCCGCATGAGGACACGAGTAGCTGCCAAGACCAGCCTGCTGGGTATCATGCCAG ATGAACTGAAGCACATCATTGGAGCAGACACCACGAGAAAGGGCATCCTGCGCGTCTTTGACATGTTCCAGTACCAACCCATGAACCGACGACTAGTCTACGTTTTCCTAGAGGGCTTCTTGGAGACAATGTTCCCCCAGTACAAATTCCCCGAGCTCTTTGTCAAGCTGCACTCCCGCTCACCGCGCATCCACAGATACAGCCAGAAACTCAAATCATCCTCTCTCAAGAGGTGA
- the snx13 gene encoding sorting nexin-13 isoform X8: MKMDWKRGEKEYGNDIENRPAGRQSNLGLAAQGICTHWASLSIWGWGGLGVVLFLVTFGPFAIFYLAFYIFCFVGGGFAVTLLYGKINSEKHLEKCEHSYLPPTQIGIVKTLDEMKLEMKPIRIDRRLTGSSFIDEPLQQVIQFALRDYIQYWYYTLSEDESFILEIRQTLQNALVQFSTRSKEVDWQPYFTTRLVDDFATHLRVFRKAQDRLADREDKQRDITDELVDSFFEAEVEMERKICRDVVCTSNKDEEGFLRDLCELLLYLLLPPGDFHNKNMRYFLREVLARGVLLPLINQLSDPDYINQFVIWMIRDSSCNYEAFMNILKLTDKPPELEAVKDKVVEELQYLRSLDTAGDDINVIKNQINSLLFVKKVCETRIQRLQSGKEVDALKLAANFGKLCVIPLDHILVHNIALQFFMDFMQAAGAQAELFFWLTVEGYRVTAQQQLEAMQGWQKDGKKQPSATKGLLKAAALGVFEQYLSEKASPRVQVEEESVTKLGEKLQKEDPTPEIFDEIQRQVYDMMLRDERYYPSFKQSPLYVRMLAELDMLKEPSYRGSDDGEGESFNGSPTGSINLSLDDLSNSCHDESMHLHAFISDTGVCNDHGKTYALYAITVFRRNQDGSEDCWKTYRRYSDFHDFHMRITEQFENLASILKLPGKKTFNNMDRDFLEKRKKDLNAYLQLLMNPEMVKACPTLIPYVYDFLENKAYSKGKGEFARKAHQIDTFVNPLKSSMRNVSNAVKALPDSLAEGMTKVSDNMGRMSERLGQDIKQSILKVPPLLPKSDIDPEHCRVSAQLDDNVDDNIPLRVMLLLMDEVFDLKEKNQWLRRNIKNLLQQLIRATYGDTINRKIVDHVDYLTSPEQVADYVKKFRDSYWPNGILAETTPRRDKSIRMRTRVAAKTSLLGIMPDELKHIIGADTTRKGILRVFDMFQYQPMNRRLVYVFLEGFLETMFPQYKFPELFVKLHSRSPRIHRYSQKLKSSSLKR, from the exons GCCAGTCTATCCATCTGGGGATGGGGGGGTCTTGGAGTCGTGCTGTTCCTCGTCACCTTTGGACCCTTTGCCATATTCTACCTGGCCTTTTATATCTTCTGCTTTGTTGGAGG GGGCTTTGCAGTCACTCTGCTCTATGGAAAGATCAACTCAGAGAAACACCTGGAGAAATGCGAGCACTCTTACCTGCCACCCACACAGATTGGTATAGTGAAG ACATTGGATGAGATGAAGCTGGAAATGAAGCCTATAAGGATTGACAGGAGATTGACTGGCTCCAGTTTTATAGACGAACCACTacaacag gtgATCCAGTTTGCTCTGAGAGACTACATCCAGTACTGGTACTACACTCTGAGCGAAGATGAATCCTTCATACTGGAGATCAGACAGACTCTGCAGAACGCCCTCGTCCAGTTCTCCACACG GTCCAAAGAGGTGGACTGGCAGCCTTACTTTACCACACGCCTGGTGGACGACTTTGCCACCCATTTACGTGTCTTCAGAAAAGCCCAGGATCGTCTCGCTGACAGAGAGGACAAGCAGA GAGACATAACGGATGAGCTGGTGGACTCGTTCTTTGAAGCCGAggtggagatggagaggaagattTGTCGAGACGTAGTGTGCACTTCAAACAAAGACGAAGAAG GTTTCCTTAGGGACTTGTGTGAGTTGCTTCTGTACCTGTTACTACCTCCTGGAGATTTCCACAACAAGAACATGAGATACTTCCTAAGG gaGGTGTTGGCTCGTGGTGTCCTGCTTCCTCTGATCAACCAGCTGAGCGACCCGGACTACATCAACCAGTTTGTTATCTGGATG ATTCGGGACTCCAGTTGTAACTATGAAGCCTTCATGAACATACTGAAGTTGACAGACAAACCTCCTGAGCTGGAGGCTGTCAAGGACAAGGTGGTGGAAGAGCTGCAGTATCTCCGCTCCCTGGACACTGCAGGAGATG ACATCAATGTGATCAAAAACCAGATTAACAGTCTTCTGTTTGTGAAGAAGGTGTGTGAGACCAGGATCCAGAGGCTGCAGTCTGGCAAG GAGGTGGACGCCTTGAAGTTGGCAGCCAACTTCGGCAAGCTGTGTGTCATCCCCCTGGATCACATCCTCGTCCACAACATAGCCCTGCAGTTCTTCATGG ACTTTATGCAGGCAGCGGGGGCGCAGGCCGAGCTGTTTTTCTGGCTCACTGTGGAGGGCTACAGGGTGACGGCACAGCAGCAACTGGAGGCCATGCAGGGCTGGCAGAAAGATGGCAAGAAGCAGCCCAGCGCCACCAAAGGACTGCTGAAGGCCGCTGCACTCGGTGTCTTCGAACAATACCTCTCTGAAAAG GCATCTCCCAGGGTGCAGGTGGAAGAGGAGTCGGTAACAAAACTTggggagaagctgcagaaggAAGATCCCACGCCAGAGATATTTGATGAAATCCAGAGACAG GTGTATGACATGATGCTACGGGATGAGCGCTACTACCCCTCCTTCAAGCAGAGCCCTCTGTACGTCCGCATGCTCGCAGAGCTGGATATGTTGAAAGAACCAAGTTACCGGGGATCTGATGACGGCGAAGGAGAGTCTTTCAACGGCTCTCCCACAGGAAGCATAAACCTA TCTTTGGACGACTTGTCCAACTCCTGCCATGATGAATCTATGCACCTTCATGCCTTCATCTCCGACAcag GGGTTTGCAACGACCACGGTAAGACCTACGCGCTGTACGCCATCACTGTGTTCAGACGCAACCAAGATGGCAGCGAGGACTGCTGGAAGACCTACCGCCGCTATTCAGACTTCCACGACTTCCATATGAGGATCActgaacag tttgagaaCCTGGCGTCGATCCTCAAGCTGCCAGGGAAAAAGACATTCAACAACATGGACAGAGACTTCttagagaagagaaaaaaagacctCAATGCTTACCTACAG ttgCTGATGAACCCAGAGATGGTGAAGGCTTGCCCAACTCTGATTCCTTATGTCTACGACTTCCTAGAAAACAAGGCCTACAGCAAAGGCAAAGGAGAGTTCGCCCGAAA GGCCCATCAGATAGACACGTTTGTAAATCCTCTGAAGAGCTCAATGAGGAACGTGTCCAATGCGGTGAAGGCCCTGCCGGACAGTCTGGCTGAAGGAATGACCAAGGTATCTGATAACATGGGCCGCATGTCAGAAAGACTGGGCCAGGACATTAAACAGTCCATACTGAAG GTGCCTCCACTCCTCCCCAAGTCAGACATCGACCCTGAACACTGTCGAGTCTCCGCCCAGCTCGATGACAAC GTGGACGATAACATCCCATTGAGGgtaatgctgctgctgatggatgaagtgtttgacttGAAGGAGAAAAATCAGTGGCTGCGCAGGAACATTAagaacctgctgcagcagctcatcagAGCGACATATGGAGACACCATCAACAG GAAAATCGTGGATCATGTGGACTACTTGACCTCACCAGAACAGGTGGCTGACTATGTCAAGAAGTTCAG GGATTCCTACTGGCCCAACGGTATACTGGCTGAGACAACGCCCCGCCGGGACAAGAGCATCCGCATGAGGACACGAGTAGCTGCCAAGACCAGCCTGCTGGGTATCATGCCAG ATGAACTGAAGCACATCATTGGAGCAGACACCACGAGAAAGGGCATCCTGCGCGTCTTTGACATGTTCCAGTACCAACCCATGAACCGACGACTAGTCTACGTTTTCCTAGAGGGCTTCTTGGAGACAATGTTCCCCCAGTACAAATTCCCCGAGCTCTTTGTCAAGCTGCACTCCCGCTCACCGCGCATCCACAGATACAGCCAGAAACTCAAATCATCCTCTCTCAAGAGGTGA
- the snx13 gene encoding sorting nexin-13 isoform X4 — protein MLQCGGVSRSLRTNSLLDDARRAAMKMDWKRGEKEYGNDIENRPAGRQSNLGLAAQGICTHWASLSIWGWGGLGVVLFLVTFGPFAIFYLAFYIFCFVGGGFAVTLLYGKINSEKHLEKCEHSYLPPTQIGIVKTLDEMKLEMKPIRIDRRLTGSSFIDEPLQQVIQFALRDYIQYWYYTLSEDESFILEIRQTLQNALVQFSTRSKEVDWQPYFTTRLVDDFATHLRVFRKAQDRLADREDKQRDITDELVDSFFEAEVEMERKICRDVVCTSNKDEEGFLRDLCELLLYLLLPPGDFHNKNMRYFLREVLARGVLLPLINQLSDPDYINQFVIWMIRDSSCNYEAFMNILKLTDKPPELEAVKDKVVEELQYLRSLDTAGDDINVIKNQINSLLFVKKVCETRIQRLQSGKEVDALKLAANFGKLCVIPLDHILVHNIALQFFMDFMQAAGAQAELFFWLTVEGYRVTAQQQLEAMQGWQKDGKKQPSATKGLLKAAALGVFEQYLSEKASPRVQVEEESVTKLGEKLQKEDPTPEIFDEIQRQVYDMMLRDERYYPSFKQSPLYVRMLAELDMLKEPSYRGSDDGEGESFNGSPTGSINLSLDDLSNSCHDESMHLHAFISDTGVCNDHGKTYALYAITVFRRNQDGSEDCWKTYRRYSDFHDFHMRITEQFENLASILKLPGKKTFNNMDRDFLEKRKKDLNAYLQLLMNPEMVKACPTLIPYVYDFLENKAYSKGKGEFARKAHQIDTFVNPLKSSMRNVSNAVKALPDSLAEGMTKVSDNMGRMSERLGQDIKQSILKVPPLLPKSDIDPEHCRVSAQLDDNVDDNIPLRVMLLLMDEVFDLKEKNQWLRRNIKNLLQQLIRATYGDTINRKIVDHVDYLTSPEQVADYVKKFRDSYWPNGILAETTPRRDKSIRMRTRVAAKTSLLGIMPDELKHIIGADTTRKGILRVFDMFQYQPMNRRLVYVFLEGFLETMFPQYKFPELFVKLHSRSPRIHRYSQKLKSSSLKR, from the exons GCCAGTCTATCCATCTGGGGATGGGGGGGTCTTGGAGTCGTGCTGTTCCTCGTCACCTTTGGACCCTTTGCCATATTCTACCTGGCCTTTTATATCTTCTGCTTTGTTGGAGG GGGCTTTGCAGTCACTCTGCTCTATGGAAAGATCAACTCAGAGAAACACCTGGAGAAATGCGAGCACTCTTACCTGCCACCCACACAGATTGGTATAGTGAAG ACATTGGATGAGATGAAGCTGGAAATGAAGCCTATAAGGATTGACAGGAGATTGACTGGCTCCAGTTTTATAGACGAACCACTacaacag gtgATCCAGTTTGCTCTGAGAGACTACATCCAGTACTGGTACTACACTCTGAGCGAAGATGAATCCTTCATACTGGAGATCAGACAGACTCTGCAGAACGCCCTCGTCCAGTTCTCCACACG GTCCAAAGAGGTGGACTGGCAGCCTTACTTTACCACACGCCTGGTGGACGACTTTGCCACCCATTTACGTGTCTTCAGAAAAGCCCAGGATCGTCTCGCTGACAGAGAGGACAAGCAGA GAGACATAACGGATGAGCTGGTGGACTCGTTCTTTGAAGCCGAggtggagatggagaggaagattTGTCGAGACGTAGTGTGCACTTCAAACAAAGACGAAGAAG GTTTCCTTAGGGACTTGTGTGAGTTGCTTCTGTACCTGTTACTACCTCCTGGAGATTTCCACAACAAGAACATGAGATACTTCCTAAGG gaGGTGTTGGCTCGTGGTGTCCTGCTTCCTCTGATCAACCAGCTGAGCGACCCGGACTACATCAACCAGTTTGTTATCTGGATG ATTCGGGACTCCAGTTGTAACTATGAAGCCTTCATGAACATACTGAAGTTGACAGACAAACCTCCTGAGCTGGAGGCTGTCAAGGACAAGGTGGTGGAAGAGCTGCAGTATCTCCGCTCCCTGGACACTGCAGGAGATG ACATCAATGTGATCAAAAACCAGATTAACAGTCTTCTGTTTGTGAAGAAGGTGTGTGAGACCAGGATCCAGAGGCTGCAGTCTGGCAAG GAGGTGGACGCCTTGAAGTTGGCAGCCAACTTCGGCAAGCTGTGTGTCATCCCCCTGGATCACATCCTCGTCCACAACATAGCCCTGCAGTTCTTCATGG ACTTTATGCAGGCAGCGGGGGCGCAGGCCGAGCTGTTTTTCTGGCTCACTGTGGAGGGCTACAGGGTGACGGCACAGCAGCAACTGGAGGCCATGCAGGGCTGGCAGAAAGATGGCAAGAAGCAGCCCAGCGCCACCAAAGGACTGCTGAAGGCCGCTGCACTCGGTGTCTTCGAACAATACCTCTCTGAAAAG GCATCTCCCAGGGTGCAGGTGGAAGAGGAGTCGGTAACAAAACTTggggagaagctgcagaaggAAGATCCCACGCCAGAGATATTTGATGAAATCCAGAGACAG GTGTATGACATGATGCTACGGGATGAGCGCTACTACCCCTCCTTCAAGCAGAGCCCTCTGTACGTCCGCATGCTCGCAGAGCTGGATATGTTGAAAGAACCAAGTTACCGGGGATCTGATGACGGCGAAGGAGAGTCTTTCAACGGCTCTCCCACAGGAAGCATAAACCTA TCTTTGGACGACTTGTCCAACTCCTGCCATGATGAATCTATGCACCTTCATGCCTTCATCTCCGACAcag GGGTTTGCAACGACCACGGTAAGACCTACGCGCTGTACGCCATCACTGTGTTCAGACGCAACCAAGATGGCAGCGAGGACTGCTGGAAGACCTACCGCCGCTATTCAGACTTCCACGACTTCCATATGAGGATCActgaacag tttgagaaCCTGGCGTCGATCCTCAAGCTGCCAGGGAAAAAGACATTCAACAACATGGACAGAGACTTCttagagaagagaaaaaaagacctCAATGCTTACCTACAG ttgCTGATGAACCCAGAGATGGTGAAGGCTTGCCCAACTCTGATTCCTTATGTCTACGACTTCCTAGAAAACAAGGCCTACAGCAAAGGCAAAGGAGAGTTCGCCCGAAA GGCCCATCAGATAGACACGTTTGTAAATCCTCTGAAGAGCTCAATGAGGAACGTGTCCAATGCGGTGAAGGCCCTGCCGGACAGTCTGGCTGAAGGAATGACCAAGGTATCTGATAACATGGGCCGCATGTCAGAAAGACTGGGCCAGGACATTAAACAGTCCATACTGAAG GTGCCTCCACTCCTCCCCAAGTCAGACATCGACCCTGAACACTGTCGAGTCTCCGCCCAGCTCGATGACAAC GTGGACGATAACATCCCATTGAGGgtaatgctgctgctgatggatgaagtgtttgacttGAAGGAGAAAAATCAGTGGCTGCGCAGGAACATTAagaacctgctgcagcagctcatcagAGCGACATATGGAGACACCATCAACAG GAAAATCGTGGATCATGTGGACTACTTGACCTCACCAGAACAGGTGGCTGACTATGTCAAGAAGTTCAG GGATTCCTACTGGCCCAACGGTATACTGGCTGAGACAACGCCCCGCCGGGACAAGAGCATCCGCATGAGGACACGAGTAGCTGCCAAGACCAGCCTGCTGGGTATCATGCCAG ATGAACTGAAGCACATCATTGGAGCAGACACCACGAGAAAGGGCATCCTGCGCGTCTTTGACATGTTCCAGTACCAACCCATGAACCGACGACTAGTCTACGTTTTCCTAGAGGGCTTCTTGGAGACAATGTTCCCCCAGTACAAATTCCCCGAGCTCTTTGTCAAGCTGCACTCCCGCTCACCGCGCATCCACAGATACAGCCAGAAACTCAAATCATCCTCTCTCAAGAGGTGA